From a single Saimiri boliviensis isolate mSaiBol1 chromosome 7, mSaiBol1.pri, whole genome shotgun sequence genomic region:
- the MYL6B gene encoding myosin light chain 6B — MPPKKDVPVKKPAGPSISKPATKPAAAGAPPAKPKAEPAVPQAPQKTQEPPVDLSKVVIEFNKDQLEEFKEAFELFDRVGDGKILYSQCGDVMRALGQNPTNAEVLKILGNPKSDELKSRRVDFETFLPMLQAVAKNRDQGTYEDYLEGLRVFDKEGNGKVMGAELRHVLTTLGEKMTEEEVETVLAGHEDSNGCINYEAFLKHILSV, encoded by the exons ATGCCTCCCAAGAAGGATGTTCCCGTGAAGAAACCAGCAGGGCCCTCCATCTCCAAACCTGCTACTAagccagcagcagcaggggcTCCTCCAGCCAAACCCAAAGCTGAGCCAGCTGTCCCCCAGGCCCCTCAGAAAACCCAGGAGCCTCCAGTCGATCTCTCCAAAGTGGTG ATCGAGTTTAACAAGGACCAACTGGAGG AGTTCAAGGAGGCCTTTGAGCTGTTTGACCGAGTGGGGGATGGCAAGATCCTGTACAGCCAGTGTGGGGACGTGATGAGGGCCCTGGGCCAGAACCCCACCAACGCTGAGGTGCTCAAGATCCTGGGAAACCCCAAGAGTGATG AGCTGAAGTCCCGGCGTGTGGACTTTGAGACTTTCCTGCCCATGCTCCAGGCGGTGGCCAAGAACCGGGACCAAGGCACATATGAGGACTACTTGGAGGGGCTTCGTGTGTTTGACAAGGAGGGGAACGGCAAAGTCATGGGAGCAGAGCTCAGACATGTCCTCACCACCCTCG GAGAGAAGATGactgaggaggaggtggagactgtTCTGGCAGGACATGAGGACAGCAACGGCTGCATCAACTACGAGG CCTTCCTGAAACACATCCTAAGCGTCTGA
- the LOC141585128 gene encoding uncharacterized protein LOC141585128: protein MKTGRMAHMRLLNGSLNQKAGAAFFSTKPREEARETAAALPGAFRDKKRAGKTLSHQPPPSAGSHRPRVSCNLQRGVSREPAGAQGTTTPGMLRGRQN, encoded by the exons ATGAAGACCGGGAGGATGGCGCATATGCGGCTGCTGAATGGAAGCCTCaatcagaaggctggggcag CCTTTTTTTCTACCAAACCGCGAGAGGAAGCGAGAGAGACCGCAGCCGCTCTCCCCGGGGCC TTCCGGGACAAAAAGCGCGCTGGAAAGACACTGAGTCACCAACCGCCGCCGTCGGCCGGAAGCCACCGCCCTCGTGTCAGCTGCAATCTCCAGCGCGGCGTATCCCGTGAGCCCGCGGGCGCGCAGGGGACTACGACTCCCGGCATGCTCCGCGGCCGCCAAAATTAA